The proteins below are encoded in one region of Caulobacter henricii:
- a CDS encoding YceD family protein: MAEPLTVAWPYEVPLARVDRGDVSLRFEPDADQRKAIARQLGLVRLEAFSSEVYLSAWLDGAEVSGRLSARVVQTCSVTADDFEDAIEARFTVHVIPANSEHAPAQDGGELGLDPEADDPPDVLESDVIDVSGYVLEHLALELDPFPRKPGAVFENPLPTAEISPFAALKALKPKGESD, from the coding sequence ATGGCCGAACCCCTGACCGTGGCCTGGCCCTATGAAGTCCCTCTGGCCCGTGTCGATCGCGGTGATGTGAGCCTCAGGTTCGAGCCTGATGCCGACCAGCGCAAGGCCATTGCCCGGCAGCTGGGACTGGTGCGTCTCGAGGCTTTCTCCTCCGAGGTCTATCTGAGCGCCTGGCTGGATGGCGCGGAAGTTTCGGGCCGCCTCAGCGCGCGCGTCGTTCAGACCTGCAGTGTGACGGCAGATGACTTTGAAGACGCCATTGAGGCGCGCTTTACGGTGCATGTCATCCCCGCCAACAGCGAACATGCGCCGGCGCAGGATGGTGGTGAACTGGGCCTCGATCCCGAGGCTGATGACCCGCCGGACGTCCTTGAAAGTGATGTGATTGATGTCTCTGGTTATGTGCTGGAACATCTGGCGCTGGAACTGGATCCATTCCCCCGTAAGCCGGGAGCCGTGTTCGAAAACCCGCTGCCGACTGCGGAAATCTCACCGTTCGCCGCGCTCAAGGCGCTCAAACCCAAGGGCGAGTCGGACTAA
- a CDS encoding ubiquinol-cytochrome C chaperone family protein codes for MILERLLKPRPSKAAGAKLYASAVAQARSAPLYREMGVRDSLEGRFELFTLHVVLLLERLKGQGDLAAETSQAVFDAYVRGLDDAFREIGVSDTAVGKKMKKLAGAFYGRLKAFDEAVAGLPDRAALAEMIGRTVLEERGEGDVQALMDYVVAARESLAAQSLTALLQGEAQWPNP; via the coding sequence ATGATTCTCGAACGGCTGTTGAAGCCCAGACCCTCCAAGGCGGCAGGGGCCAAGCTCTATGCTTCGGCGGTCGCCCAGGCACGGTCAGCTCCGCTTTACCGGGAGATGGGCGTTCGCGACTCGCTTGAAGGGCGGTTCGAACTTTTCACGCTGCACGTCGTGCTCCTGCTGGAACGCTTGAAGGGGCAGGGCGACCTTGCGGCAGAAACTTCGCAGGCGGTGTTTGACGCCTATGTACGCGGTCTGGACGATGCATTCCGCGAGATCGGTGTGTCGGACACCGCAGTCGGCAAGAAGATGAAGAAGCTGGCCGGGGCCTTCTATGGCCGATTGAAGGCGTTTGACGAGGCCGTCGCCGGCCTGCCTGATCGCGCCGCCCTGGCCGAAATGATCGGCCGCACGGTCCTGGAGGAGCGTGGCGAGGGGGATGTACAGGCGCTGATGGACTATGTCGTCGCCGCCCGTGAGAGCTTGGCGGCTCAATCGCTGACCGCACTGCTGCAAGGAGAGGCGCAATGGCCGAACCCCTGA
- a CDS encoding outer membrane protein assembly factor BamE translates to MFRPAVFVAAALGLSAVVSGCTPLTSYSGFQAIEAKPADMKIGEDSKSTLMEKLGSPSTVSTFDPNTWYYVSQTTDRVAFYMPRVIKRDVIAIKFNPADEKVSSINTFTLKDGKVIAYNGRETPTRGREMTILEQLLGNVGRGGMLPNDQDNVPGSRPGDRR, encoded by the coding sequence ATGTTTCGTCCCGCCGTTTTTGTCGCCGCCGCCCTCGGCCTGTCTGCCGTTGTGTCCGGCTGCACGCCGCTGACGAGCTACTCCGGCTTTCAGGCCATTGAAGCCAAGCCTGCCGACATGAAGATCGGTGAAGACAGCAAGTCCACCCTCATGGAAAAGCTGGGCTCGCCCTCGACCGTTTCGACTTTCGACCCCAACACCTGGTATTATGTGTCCCAGACTACCGACCGGGTGGCGTTCTACATGCCGCGGGTGATCAAGCGCGACGTGATCGCCATCAAGTTCAACCCGGCCGACGAGAAGGTTTCCTCGATCAACACCTTCACGCTGAAGGACGGCAAGGTCATTGCCTATAACGGACGCGAAACGCCGACCCGCGGACGCGAGATGACGATCCTTGAGCAGTTGCTTGGCAATGTGGGCCGTGGCGGCATGCTACCCAACGATCAGGATAATGTTCCCGGTAGCCGCCCTGGCGATCGCCGCTAA
- a CDS encoding response regulator, with the protein MNGMDLKALSLLLVDDNQNMRKILGAILKSFGIRDIQEADDGLQALRILNGKEVDIIFTDLMMQPVDGLAFIRWIRTSTASPCRFVPIIMVTGHATKRSLDEARMAGVTEFLAKPLNARGVMHRLNEVINNPRPFVRVGDYFGPCRRRRIDHEFAGQERRAAAEAAGEDFDPEDVY; encoded by the coding sequence ATGAACGGGATGGACCTCAAGGCGTTGTCGCTTCTGCTTGTCGATGACAATCAGAACATGCGCAAGATCCTGGGTGCGATCCTGAAGTCCTTCGGCATTCGCGACATTCAAGAAGCAGATGACGGCCTACAGGCGCTCCGCATTCTCAATGGCAAAGAAGTCGACATCATCTTCACCGACCTGATGATGCAACCCGTCGATGGTTTGGCCTTCATTCGGTGGATCCGCACATCAACCGCCAGCCCCTGTCGGTTTGTACCCATCATCATGGTCACCGGTCATGCCACGAAGCGCAGCCTGGATGAGGCCCGCATGGCGGGGGTCACAGAGTTCCTGGCCAAGCCCCTGAATGCGCGCGGCGTGATGCACCGCCTCAATGAGGTGATCAACAACCCGCGCCCGTTTGTACGGGTGGGCGACTATTTCGGACCTTGCCGCCGTCGCCGGATCGACCACGAGTTCGCCGGACAGGAACGTCGGGCCGCAGCTGAGGCAGCCGGGGAAGATTTCGACCCCGAAGACGTCTACTAG
- a CDS encoding sodium-translocating pyrophosphatase yields MSSWLILAIAAGLLAVLYGAVQTAGLMRASAGNAKMQEIAAAIQEGAQAYLKRQYTTIALVGVVVIALLAFFFKSWEQPVGFALGAILSGAAGFAGMLISVRANVRTAQASSESLAKGLSMAFTSGAVTGMLVAGFALIGVAGYFAVLTGPGGYDGTDRVVVDSLVSLGFGASLISIFARLGGGIFTKGADVGGDLVGKVEAGIPEDDPRNAATIADNVGDNVGDCAGMAADLFETYAVTTVATMVLAAIFFRGTEAVTAMMLLPLAICAVCIVTSIVGAFFVRLGKSQNIMGALYKGLIVTGLLSIPAVWYVIHQLVPAAVTVGDQTFDANSLFYCGLAGLAVTALIVMITEYYTGTNFRPVKSVAQASVSGHGTNVIQGLAMSLESTALPALTIIVGIVVTYNLAGLFGIAIATTTMLSLAGFIVALDAFGPVTDNAGGIAEMAGLPPEVRVTTDALDAVGNTTKAVTKGYAIGSAGLGALVLFAAYTEDLKYFSANAAPGSFFEGMGPVTFDLSNPYVVVGLLFGGLLPFLFGGMSMTAVGRAAESVVAEVRRQFRENPGIMTYEVKPEYGKAVDILTKAAIREMIVPSLLPVVSPVVLFFTIQAIAGKVDAFASLGAMLMGVIVTGLFVAISMTSGGGAWDNAKKVIEEGFTDKDGVLHKKGSEAHKAAVTGDTVGDPYKDTSGPAVNPMIKITNIVALLLLAVLAHGV; encoded by the coding sequence ATGAGTTCTTGGCTTATACTGGCTATAGCGGCCGGGCTGCTGGCGGTGCTGTACGGTGCCGTACAGACAGCCGGCTTGATGCGGGCTTCGGCCGGCAATGCAAAGATGCAGGAAATCGCTGCGGCGATCCAGGAAGGCGCTCAGGCCTATCTGAAGCGGCAGTACACCACGATCGCCCTTGTTGGCGTGGTGGTCATCGCTCTTCTGGCCTTCTTCTTTAAATCCTGGGAGCAACCGGTTGGCTTCGCCCTGGGGGCAATCCTGTCCGGAGCTGCCGGCTTCGCGGGCATGTTGATCTCCGTGCGCGCCAATGTGCGTACGGCCCAGGCGTCTTCCGAGAGCCTGGCCAAGGGTCTTTCGATGGCCTTCACCTCCGGTGCCGTCACCGGCATGCTGGTGGCCGGTTTCGCCCTGATCGGGGTTGCGGGCTATTTCGCTGTGCTGACCGGTCCTGGCGGCTATGACGGCACGGACCGCGTGGTGGTCGACTCGCTGGTGTCGCTGGGCTTCGGTGCCAGCCTGATCTCGATCTTCGCTCGACTGGGCGGCGGCATCTTCACCAAGGGTGCGGACGTTGGCGGTGACCTGGTGGGCAAGGTGGAAGCCGGCATTCCGGAAGATGACCCCCGCAACGCCGCGACCATCGCGGACAATGTCGGCGACAACGTCGGTGACTGCGCCGGCATGGCCGCTGACCTGTTCGAGACCTATGCCGTGACCACCGTCGCGACCATGGTCCTGGCGGCGATCTTCTTCCGCGGCACCGAAGCGGTCACCGCGATGATGCTGCTGCCGCTGGCCATTTGCGCGGTCTGCATCGTCACCTCGATCGTCGGCGCGTTCTTTGTCCGCCTGGGCAAGAGCCAGAACATCATGGGGGCTCTCTACAAGGGCCTTATCGTCACCGGCCTGCTGTCGATCCCGGCCGTCTGGTACGTGATCCACCAACTGGTTCCGGCCGCTGTCACGGTCGGTGATCAAACCTTCGACGCCAACAGCCTGTTCTATTGCGGCCTGGCGGGTCTGGCTGTCACCGCCCTGATCGTGATGATCACCGAGTACTATACGGGCACCAATTTCCGCCCGGTGAAGTCGGTCGCCCAGGCCTCAGTCTCGGGTCATGGTACCAATGTGATCCAGGGTCTGGCCATGTCGCTGGAATCCACGGCCCTGCCGGCCCTGACCATCATCGTCGGCATTGTTGTGACCTACAATCTGGCGGGCCTGTTCGGGATCGCCATCGCCACCACCACCATGCTCTCCCTGGCTGGCTTTATTGTCGCCCTGGACGCCTTTGGCCCGGTGACCGACAACGCCGGCGGCATCGCCGAAATGGCCGGACTTCCGCCGGAAGTCCGCGTCACGACCGACGCACTTGACGCCGTGGGCAATACCACGAAGGCCGTCACCAAGGGCTATGCCATTGGTTCGGCCGGCCTGGGTGCCCTGGTCCTGTTTGCGGCCTATACCGAAGACCTCAAGTACTTCTCGGCCAATGCCGCGCCGGGCAGCTTCTTCGAGGGTATGGGTCCGGTGACCTTCGACCTGTCCAACCCCTATGTTGTGGTTGGCCTGCTGTTCGGTGGGCTGCTGCCGTTCCTTTTCGGCGGCATGTCGATGACGGCGGTCGGCCGGGCGGCGGAATCGGTTGTGGCCGAGGTTCGGCGTCAGTTCCGTGAGAACCCGGGCATCATGACCTATGAGGTCAAGCCGGAGTACGGCAAGGCCGTGGACATCCTGACCAAGGCCGCCATCCGTGAAATGATCGTGCCGAGCCTGCTGCCGGTTGTTTCTCCGGTGGTGCTGTTCTTCACGATCCAGGCCATCGCCGGCAAGGTCGATGCTTTTGCTTCGCTCGGCGCGATGCTGATGGGTGTCATTGTCACGGGCCTGTTTGTCGCCATCTCGATGACCAGCGGCGGCGGTGCGTGGGATAACGCCAAGAAGGTGATCGAAGAAGGATTCACCGACAAGGACGGCGTCCTGCACAAGAAGGGCTCCGAAGCTCACAAGGCCGCTGTCACCGGTGACACCGTTGGTGACCCCTACAAGGATACGTCGGGTCCGGCCGTGAACCCGATGATCAAGATCACCAACATCGTGGCTCTGCTGCTGTTGGCCGTTCTGGCCCACGGCGTCTGA
- the thiL gene encoding thiamine-phosphate kinase codes for MAHSTRSPAMHEPEADDDWFADDGPSEPAAEPANEFDHIARLLRPLTRGDPVALDLLDDAAVLPSRLDHDLVITKDAMAGGVHFLTGEALDLVAKRLLRTNLSDLAAKAAEPYGYFLSIGWPSGTTVEDREVFARGLAEDGALYDISLLGGDTFSTSGPLVVSATFLGWVPAGDAVLRRGARVGDRLMVSGTIGDGWLGLLAHWGEVEDPDGSLVSSYRLPPPRLSVRDALRAYARAAADVSDGLLADAAHVAKASGLRVMVDLDRLPLSPGARNWLNAQPEAGEARMSLASGGDDYEIVCAVDPGDVAAFQAAAMAAGVPVRDIGEFVEGEGVCALFKGKDITPERLGWLHG; via the coding sequence ATGGCGCACTCGACGCGATCGCCCGCGATGCACGAACCTGAGGCAGACGACGACTGGTTTGCAGATGACGGCCCGTCGGAACCGGCGGCTGAGCCGGCCAACGAGTTCGACCATATTGCCCGTCTTCTGCGTCCGCTGACGCGCGGTGATCCGGTCGCCCTTGACCTTCTGGATGATGCGGCGGTGCTTCCGTCCCGCCTGGATCATGATCTGGTGATCACCAAGGACGCCATGGCCGGTGGCGTCCATTTCCTGACCGGTGAGGCTCTCGACCTGGTCGCCAAGCGCCTGCTGCGAACCAATCTCTCCGACCTGGCGGCCAAGGCGGCCGAGCCTTACGGCTACTTCCTGTCGATCGGCTGGCCGTCCGGCACGACCGTCGAGGATCGGGAGGTCTTTGCCCGCGGCCTCGCCGAGGACGGCGCTCTTTACGACATCAGCCTGCTGGGCGGCGACACCTTCAGCACCTCGGGTCCCCTGGTCGTGTCCGCGACCTTCCTCGGTTGGGTACCCGCCGGAGACGCGGTTCTGCGCCGTGGCGCGCGCGTCGGTGACCGTCTGATGGTCAGCGGTACCATCGGCGACGGCTGGCTTGGGCTTCTGGCGCACTGGGGTGAAGTCGAGGATCCGGATGGCAGTCTGGTCAGCAGCTATCGTCTGCCGCCGCCGCGCCTGAGCGTTCGCGACGCCTTGCGGGCCTATGCGCGCGCTGCTGCTGATGTTTCGGACGGCCTCCTGGCTGACGCCGCCCATGTCGCCAAGGCCAGCGGATTGCGGGTCATGGTCGATCTGGATCGACTGCCTCTGTCGCCGGGGGCCCGCAACTGGCTCAATGCCCAGCCGGAAGCCGGCGAAGCGCGCATGTCGCTCGCCTCGGGCGGCGATGACTATGAAATCGTCTGTGCGGTGGACCCGGGTGACGTCGCAGCCTTCCAGGCCGCTGCCATGGCGGCCGGCGTTCCCGTGCGCGATATCGGTGAGTTCGTCGAGGGGGAGGGCGTCTGTGCCCTCTTCAAGGGCAAGGACATCACACCCGAGCGCCTCGGCTGGCTGCACGGGTAG
- the nusB gene encoding transcription antitermination factor NusB, translating into MSKSRIQPRSVARLAAVQALYQMEVSGVGVDAVVREFSEHRFDRDVDGEQMAAADETFFAELAKGVVAKQGEVDQAIVKRLASGWRLDRLDATARAVLRAGAFELMHRPDVPTEVVIDEYVEIAKSFFEGPEAGFINGALDAIARDART; encoded by the coding sequence ATGAGCAAGAGCCGCATTCAACCGCGTTCGGTGGCGCGACTGGCCGCTGTTCAGGCCCTCTACCAGATGGAAGTCTCGGGCGTCGGCGTTGACGCTGTGGTTCGGGAATTCTCCGAGCACCGTTTCGATCGTGACGTAGACGGCGAGCAGATGGCCGCCGCAGACGAAACTTTCTTTGCGGAACTGGCCAAGGGCGTAGTGGCTAAGCAGGGCGAGGTCGATCAGGCGATCGTCAAGCGCCTGGCTTCTGGCTGGCGGCTGGACCGGCTGGATGCAACAGCGCGCGCCGTCCTGCGGGCGGGTGCGTTTGAGCTGATGCACCGCCCGGATGTTCCAACCGAAGTCGTCATTGACGAGTATGTCGAGATCGCCAAATCGTTCTTCGAAGGACCGGAGGCCGGATTCATCAATGGCGCACTCGACGCGATCGCCCGCGATGCACGAACCTGA
- the ribH gene encoding 6,7-dimethyl-8-ribityllumazine synthase: protein MVEEKIRLLIVEGRSYSGISDELLRGAVQAIEAYGAEHDVITVSSALQIPGAVALAEEAGHRPIGVQYDGYVALGCVIRGETYHFEIVANETARGLQDLCIGKRLAIGFGVLTVDEEDQAWTRARVSEGDRGGAAAKACLETIALKRQLLGQPR, encoded by the coding sequence ATGGTTGAAGAGAAGATCCGCCTGCTGATCGTGGAGGGCCGAAGCTATTCGGGTATCTCCGACGAGTTGCTGCGCGGAGCCGTGCAGGCGATTGAAGCCTATGGCGCGGAGCATGACGTCATCACAGTCTCGAGCGCGCTGCAGATCCCGGGTGCCGTGGCTCTGGCCGAAGAGGCCGGCCACAGGCCAATCGGGGTTCAGTATGATGGTTATGTCGCCCTCGGTTGCGTGATCAGGGGCGAGACCTACCATTTCGAGATCGTCGCCAATGAAACGGCGCGTGGCCTGCAGGATCTCTGCATCGGCAAGCGGCTGGCGATCGGCTTCGGCGTTCTGACCGTCGACGAGGAAGACCAGGCCTGGACGCGCGCCCGCGTGAGTGAAGGCGACCGCGGCGGTGCCGCCGCCAAGGCCTGCCTCGAAACGATTGCCCTGAAGCGCCAGTTGCTGGGGCAGCCCCGATGA
- the nrdR gene encoding transcriptional regulator NrdR: MRCPFCGHAESQVKDSRPSEDGAAIRRRRACPECGGRFTTFERVQLRELTILKRSGRRSPFDREKLVRSIALATQKRPVEAERVERMINGIVRQLESMGETELPSSTVGEMVMKALKALDDVAYVRYASVYRDFKETSDFAKFLGEEGLSDVAEEEL; the protein is encoded by the coding sequence ATGCGCTGCCCGTTCTGTGGACATGCTGAAAGCCAGGTCAAGGACAGCCGCCCATCGGAGGATGGCGCGGCCATCCGCCGTCGGCGCGCCTGCCCGGAATGCGGTGGGCGATTTACCACTTTTGAGCGGGTTCAGTTGCGGGAACTGACCATCCTCAAGCGCTCTGGTCGCCGCTCGCCTTTTGACCGGGAGAAGCTTGTCCGTTCGATTGCCCTGGCGACCCAGAAGCGCCCTGTCGAGGCTGAGCGGGTCGAACGCATGATCAATGGCATCGTCCGGCAACTGGAAAGCATGGGCGAAACCGAACTGCCGTCCTCGACGGTCGGCGAAATGGTCATGAAGGCGCTGAAGGCGCTCGATGACGTGGCCTATGTCCGCTACGCCTCGGTCTATCGCGATTTCAAGGAAACTAGCGATTTCGCAAAGTTTCTGGGCGAAGAAGGTCTGAGCGACGTCGCGGAAGAAGAACTATAG
- the glyA gene encoding serine hydroxymethyltransferase produces MTAPASTLTAFFGADLATADRDIFDRIGLELGRQQNQIELIASENIVSKAVLEAQGSILTNKYAEGYPGKRYYGGCEFVDEIELIAIERAKQLFGASFANVQPHSGSQANQAVFMALLQPGDSFLGMDLAAGGHLTHGSPANQSGKWFKPVSYTVRQQDQLIDYDNVAEVAQREKPKLIIAGGSAYSREIDFARFRQIADSVGAYLMVDMAHFAGLVAGGVFPSPIPHAHVVTTTTHKTLRGPRGGMVLTNDEAIIKKVNSAVFPGLQGGPLEHVIAAKAVAFGEALRPEFKAYAQQVISNARALAEALGKSGVNIVSGGTDSHLMLVDLRPKGVTGRDAEHSLERANMTCNKNGVPFDTAPFTVTSGIRLGTPAGTTRGFKEAEFTRVGELIGEVVNGLAAHGADGNAAVEAKVREEVLALTARFPIYN; encoded by the coding sequence ATGACCGCACCCGCTTCCACCCTGACCGCATTTTTCGGCGCGGACCTCGCCACGGCAGACCGCGACATCTTTGATCGGATCGGTCTTGAGCTGGGTCGTCAGCAGAACCAGATCGAGTTGATCGCGTCGGAAAACATCGTTTCGAAGGCCGTGCTTGAGGCTCAGGGGTCCATCCTGACCAACAAGTATGCCGAAGGTTATCCGGGCAAGCGCTACTATGGTGGCTGCGAATTCGTCGACGAAATCGAACTTATCGCCATCGAGCGGGCCAAGCAGCTGTTCGGCGCGAGCTTTGCCAATGTCCAGCCGCACTCTGGCTCGCAGGCCAACCAGGCTGTGTTCATGGCCCTGCTGCAGCCCGGCGACAGCTTCCTGGGCATGGATCTGGCGGCAGGCGGCCATTTGACGCACGGCAGCCCGGCCAATCAGTCGGGCAAGTGGTTCAAGCCGGTGTCCTACACCGTGCGGCAGCAGGACCAGCTGATCGACTATGACAACGTGGCTGAGGTGGCTCAGCGCGAGAAGCCCAAGCTGATCATCGCCGGCGGCAGCGCCTATAGCCGTGAGATCGATTTCGCCCGGTTCCGCCAAATCGCCGACAGTGTCGGGGCCTATCTGATGGTCGACATGGCCCATTTCGCGGGCCTCGTGGCCGGCGGAGTTTTCCCGAGCCCGATCCCCCATGCCCATGTCGTGACGACCACGACCCACAAGACCCTGCGCGGCCCGCGTGGCGGCATGGTGCTGACTAACGATGAAGCCATCATCAAGAAGGTCAATTCGGCGGTTTTCCCTGGCCTGCAGGGCGGCCCGCTGGAGCACGTGATCGCCGCCAAGGCCGTGGCTTTCGGCGAAGCGCTGCGGCCGGAGTTCAAGGCCTATGCCCAGCAGGTGATCTCCAATGCTCGCGCCCTGGCCGAGGCACTTGGCAAGTCGGGCGTCAATATCGTCTCCGGCGGCACCGATAGCCACCTGATGCTGGTGGATCTGCGGCCCAAGGGTGTGACCGGCCGTGACGCCGAGCATAGCCTCGAGCGTGCCAACATGACCTGCAACAAGAACGGCGTGCCGTTCGATACGGCACCGTTCACGGTGACGTCCGGTATCCGCCTTGGCACACCGGCCGGTACGACGCGGGGCTTCAAGGAAGCCGAGTTCACCCGGGTGGGTGAACTGATCGGCGAAGTCGTCAATGGCCTTGCCGCCCATGGCGCTGACGGCAACGCAGCCGTCGAAGCCAAGGTGCGTGAAGAGGTCCTGGCCTTGACGGCGCGCTTCCCGATCTACAACTAA
- a CDS encoding MucR family transcriptional regulator — protein sequence MTAQTEAVILEGEQSGDLLTLSAGIVSAYVGHNIVQQVVIPELIRTIHASLVSLERREAKLPAEKVRPAVPVSRSVQHDYLVCLEDGKHLKMLKRYLRSHYDMSPEAYRQKWGLSADYPMVAPAYAARRSEFAKQIGLGKGVRRGL from the coding sequence ATGACGGCGCAAACCGAGGCTGTAATTCTCGAGGGCGAACAATCCGGCGATCTTCTCACGCTGAGTGCCGGAATTGTGTCGGCCTATGTCGGCCACAACATCGTGCAGCAGGTCGTCATTCCCGAACTCATCCGCACGATTCACGCGTCCTTGGTGAGCCTGGAACGCCGTGAAGCGAAGCTCCCGGCCGAAAAGGTCCGGCCGGCGGTTCCGGTGTCACGCTCGGTCCAGCACGACTACCTGGTCTGTCTTGAAGACGGCAAACATCTGAAAATGCTCAAGCGTTATCTGCGCTCGCATTACGACATGAGCCCCGAGGCCTACCGTCAAAAATGGGGCCTGTCGGCGGACTATCCGATGGTGGCACCGGCCTATGCCGCGAGGCGATCGGAATTCGCCAAACAGATTGGCCTGGGCAAGGGCGTCAGGCGCGGCCTCTGA
- the hemA gene encoding 5-aminolevulinate synthase has translation MDYKAAFRAAVDQIRDEGRYRVFADLKRHRGAFPHATWTRPDGGESDVVVWCSNDYLGQGQNPIVLDAMHSAIDQHGSGSGGTRNISGTNHHHVELEAELADLHGKDAALLFTSGYVSNEASLSVLYKILPGLIIFSDEQNHASMIAGIRNGGGRRHIFRHNDLAHLEELLAAAPADAPKLVAFESVYSMDGDIADVGATAALAKKYGAMTYLDEVHAVGMYGQRGGGVAERDNVMDQIDIIEGTLGKAFGVMGGYITGNSEVIDAIRLMASGFIFTTSLPPALTAGALASVKWLKLHPEVREMHQERAQTLKAMFRAAGLPVMENDSHIVPVMVGDPNHTKLISDLLLAEHGVYVQPINYPTVPRGTERLRFTPTPFHTDDMMRKLVGAMEQLWAHCNVARMGGHAA, from the coding sequence ATGGACTATAAAGCCGCGTTCCGCGCCGCCGTTGATCAGATCCGTGATGAGGGGCGTTACCGCGTTTTCGCCGACCTCAAGCGCCACCGCGGCGCTTTTCCCCACGCCACCTGGACCCGGCCGGACGGCGGTGAGAGCGACGTCGTGGTCTGGTGCAGCAATGACTATCTGGGCCAGGGCCAGAACCCGATCGTGCTGGATGCCATGCACAGCGCCATCGACCAACATGGCTCGGGGTCCGGCGGAACGCGCAACATTTCCGGCACCAACCATCACCACGTCGAACTCGAGGCGGAACTCGCCGACCTGCACGGCAAGGACGCAGCCCTGCTGTTCACCTCGGGTTATGTGTCAAACGAAGCCAGCCTGAGCGTCCTCTACAAGATCCTTCCCGGCCTGATCATCTTCTCCGATGAACAGAACCATGCCTCGATGATCGCCGGCATCCGCAACGGCGGTGGCAGGCGGCACATTTTCCGCCACAACGATCTGGCCCACTTGGAAGAACTGCTGGCGGCCGCTCCGGCCGACGCGCCCAAGCTGGTGGCGTTCGAGAGCGTCTATTCGATGGATGGCGATATCGCCGATGTCGGCGCGACGGCGGCCCTGGCCAAGAAATACGGCGCTATGACCTATCTCGACGAGGTCCACGCGGTTGGCATGTACGGTCAGCGCGGCGGCGGCGTCGCCGAGCGCGACAATGTCATGGACCAGATCGACATCATCGAAGGCACCCTTGGGAAGGCCTTTGGCGTGATGGGCGGCTACATCACGGGCAATAGCGAAGTGATTGATGCCATCCGCCTGATGGCTTCGGGCTTTATCTTTACGACGTCTCTGCCGCCGGCCCTGACCGCAGGAGCCCTGGCCAGCGTCAAATGGCTCAAGCTGCACCCCGAAGTGCGCGAAATGCACCAGGAACGCGCCCAGACGCTGAAGGCCATGTTCAGGGCTGCGGGCCTGCCCGTGATGGAGAATGACAGCCACATTGTGCCGGTGATGGTGGGCGACCCCAACCACACCAAGCTGATCAGCGACCTGCTGCTGGCTGAGCACGGCGTCTATGTGCAGCCGATCAACTATCCGACCGTGCCGCGCGGTACCGAGCGCCTGCGCTTTACGCCGACGCCGTTCCATACCGACGACATGATGCGCAAGCTGGTCGGAGCGATGGAGCAGTTGTGGGCGCACTGCAACGTGGCGCGCATGGGCGGTCACGCAGCCTGA
- the mmsB gene encoding 3-hydroxyisobutyrate dehydrogenase encodes MTRIAFIGLGNMGGGMAASQARAQHQVKAFDLSHEAVARAVAAGCHAADSVAEAVADAEVVITMLPAGPHVRSVYGEQILAHAPKTALLLDCSTIDVESARAVARQAGEAGFRFADAPVSGGIMAAEAGTLAFMVGCDAADFPAVEAALAPMSRVTIHAGDHGAGQAAKICNNMLLGVSMIGTCEAFALAEKLGLAADRFFEVASKSSGQCWSVSTYCPVPGVGPATPADRQYEGGFATAMMLKDLKLAQDAAAKAGASTPMGAQAEALYALFDANGFGGKDFSAVIQMLRGRLADLA; translated from the coding sequence ATGACCCGCATCGCCTTTATCGGGCTTGGCAATATGGGCGGTGGCATGGCCGCCAGCCAGGCCAGGGCCCAGCATCAGGTCAAGGCGTTCGACCTGTCGCATGAGGCGGTCGCGCGGGCTGTTGCGGCGGGATGTCACGCCGCCGATTCGGTGGCCGAGGCCGTAGCCGATGCCGAGGTGGTGATCACCATGCTGCCGGCCGGTCCGCACGTGCGCAGCGTCTATGGCGAGCAGATCCTGGCCCATGCGCCCAAGACGGCCCTGCTGCTGGACTGCTCGACCATTGACGTTGAGAGCGCTCGTGCTGTGGCCAGGCAGGCAGGCGAGGCAGGCTTTCGCTTTGCCGATGCGCCGGTATCGGGCGGCATCATGGCTGCCGAGGCCGGGACCTTGGCCTTCATGGTCGGCTGCGACGCGGCTGACTTTCCCGCCGTTGAGGCGGCGCTGGCACCGATGTCGCGCGTCACCATCCATGCCGGAGACCATGGTGCAGGGCAGGCGGCCAAGATCTGCAACAATATGCTGCTGGGGGTGTCGATGATCGGGACCTGCGAGGCCTTCGCCCTGGCCGAAAAACTGGGCCTGGCGGCTGACCGATTCTTCGAGGTTGCCAGCAAGTCGTCAGGCCAGTGCTGGTCGGTCTCGACCTATTGCCCCGTACCCGGTGTGGGCCCCGCCACGCCCGCCGATCGCCAGTATGAAGGCGGATTTGCCACGGCAATGATGCTCAAGGACCTGAAGCTGGCCCAGGACGCCGCCGCAAAGGCCGGTGCCTCCACGCCCATGGGGGCCCAAGCCGAGGCGCTTTACGCCCTGTTCGACGCCAATGGTTTTGGGGGCAAGGATTTCTCGGCTGTGATCCAGATGCTGCGCGGACGGCTCGCCGATCTGGCCTAG